A window of the Cystobacter fuscus genome harbors these coding sequences:
- a CDS encoding heavy metal translocating P-type ATPase: MSEPKKSARFSNIREKKPHVHGPGCKHDHDHDHDHGHAHVHEAKPHVHGPGCNHDHDHDHHAPRPKRIRPPGNRPAEGGGTALQLDLEGALPGETDEVGRFEKLEAALKSHHGVTDVHLRRDAGHTEVCIHYQPEGVAPQQLLTLAQLTSATVAERYHQHTWFVRGMDSGDAAAVIEHAVSRMNGILSASVAYASERLVIEYDRESLTLEDVEARVKALGYGLEVPTAGHVCSHHAHGGGLAPLLEMPLVVAAGVLLATGWLLERFAPVPALVPTLVWALSMASGGFFAIKGSVQSLLQRRIDIETMMVVAALGAAVLGAWFEGAFLLFLFSAGHALEHRAMDKARRSIESLSALRPEVARVRRGEELVELPVEEVAQGARIVVRPGDRVPLDGIIREGKSSLDQAAITGESIPVAKQPGDEVFSGTINCEALLEVEVTRPASESVLARVVDMVAQAEAQKGPNQRFAQRLERTFAPLVMIAALVFPVVLILLGTPLKEAVLRAVALLVAASPCALAISTPSAVLSAVAAAARGGVLVKGGIYLELLAGVRAIAFDKTGTLTVGRPQLLTASPTPGVSREELLGTAAAVESLSAHPLAHAVVQAASREGLSLPPGAKDLEAIHGQGIRAKLGEEAVEVGSLALFAGQSLPPELTPEVNRLEEAGQTTMVVRRAGRFLGVLGVADTLRSGAQRTVQELKAAGIERTVMLSGDNARVARSIASRVGLDEARAPLMPADKVTAVRELGKERSVAMVGDGVNDAPALAAAAVGVAMGGAGSDAALETADVVLMSDDLSRLPFALGLARAATSVMRQNLMIALGVSGVLIIAAILGLTRISEAVVLHEGSTLLVVANGLRLLGYKSSGPRDVSEAPAIGQPTAG, encoded by the coding sequence ATGTCCGAGCCCAAGAAGAGCGCCCGCTTCAGCAACATCCGGGAGAAGAAGCCCCACGTGCACGGCCCCGGCTGCAAGCACGACCATGATCATGACCACGACCACGGTCATGCCCATGTCCACGAGGCCAAGCCGCACGTGCACGGCCCCGGCTGCAACCATGATCATGACCACGACCACCACGCGCCCCGGCCGAAGCGGATCCGCCCGCCCGGCAACCGACCCGCGGAAGGTGGAGGCACGGCGCTCCAATTGGACCTGGAAGGCGCGCTCCCGGGCGAGACCGATGAAGTCGGCCGCTTCGAGAAGCTGGAAGCGGCCCTGAAGTCCCACCACGGTGTCACCGACGTGCACCTGCGCCGCGACGCGGGCCACACCGAGGTGTGCATCCACTACCAGCCCGAGGGCGTGGCGCCCCAGCAACTGCTCACGCTCGCCCAGCTCACCAGCGCCACCGTCGCCGAGCGCTACCACCAGCACACCTGGTTCGTGCGCGGCATGGACTCGGGCGACGCGGCGGCCGTCATCGAGCACGCCGTGAGCCGCATGAACGGCATCCTCTCCGCGAGCGTGGCGTACGCCAGCGAGCGGCTCGTCATCGAGTACGACCGCGAGTCCCTCACCCTCGAGGACGTCGAGGCGCGCGTGAAGGCGCTCGGCTACGGGCTGGAGGTGCCCACCGCGGGCCATGTCTGCTCGCACCACGCCCATGGCGGTGGCCTCGCGCCCCTGCTCGAGATGCCCCTCGTCGTGGCCGCCGGCGTGCTGCTCGCCACAGGCTGGCTGCTCGAGCGCTTCGCCCCCGTGCCCGCCCTCGTCCCCACCCTCGTCTGGGCCCTGTCCATGGCCAGTGGTGGCTTCTTCGCCATCAAGGGCTCGGTGCAGTCGCTGCTCCAGCGGCGCATCGACATCGAGACCATGATGGTGGTGGCCGCCCTGGGCGCGGCGGTGCTCGGCGCCTGGTTCGAGGGCGCCTTCCTGCTCTTCCTCTTCAGCGCGGGCCATGCGCTCGAGCACCGGGCGATGGACAAGGCACGCCGGTCCATCGAGTCGCTCAGCGCCCTGCGTCCCGAGGTGGCGCGCGTGCGCCGGGGCGAGGAGCTCGTCGAGCTTCCCGTGGAAGAGGTGGCCCAGGGCGCGCGCATCGTCGTGCGCCCCGGCGACCGCGTGCCCCTGGACGGCATCATCCGCGAGGGCAAGAGCTCACTGGACCAGGCCGCCATCACTGGCGAGTCCATCCCCGTGGCCAAACAACCCGGCGACGAGGTGTTCAGCGGCACCATCAACTGCGAGGCCCTGCTCGAGGTGGAGGTGACGCGGCCCGCCTCGGAGTCGGTGCTCGCGCGGGTGGTGGACATGGTCGCCCAGGCCGAGGCCCAGAAGGGCCCCAACCAGCGCTTCGCCCAACGCCTGGAGCGCACCTTCGCTCCCCTGGTGATGATCGCCGCGCTCGTCTTCCCGGTGGTGCTCATCCTGCTCGGCACCCCGCTCAAGGAGGCCGTGCTGCGCGCGGTGGCACTGCTCGTGGCGGCCTCTCCCTGCGCGCTCGCCATCTCCACGCCCTCGGCGGTGCTGTCCGCGGTGGCGGCGGCGGCGCGCGGCGGCGTGCTCGTCAAGGGCGGCATCTACCTGGAGCTGCTCGCGGGCGTGCGCGCCATCGCCTTCGACAAGACGGGCACGCTCACCGTGGGCCGGCCCCAGCTCCTCACCGCCTCGCCCACCCCGGGCGTGTCCCGCGAGGAGCTGCTCGGCACCGCCGCGGCCGTCGAGTCGCTCTCCGCCCATCCGCTCGCCCACGCCGTGGTGCAGGCCGCCTCGCGCGAGGGCCTCTCCCTGCCCCCGGGCGCGAAGGATCTCGAGGCCATCCACGGCCAGGGCATCCGCGCGAAGCTCGGCGAGGAGGCCGTGGAGGTGGGCAGCCTCGCGCTCTTCGCGGGCCAGTCCCTTCCCCCCGAGCTCACCCCCGAGGTGAACCGGCTCGAGGAGGCGGGGCAGACGACCATGGTGGTGCGCCGCGCGGGACGCTTCCTCGGCGTGCTCGGGGTGGCGGACACGCTGCGCTCGGGCGCGCAGCGCACCGTCCAGGAGCTCAAGGCAGCGGGCATCGAGCGCACGGTGATGCTCTCCGGAGACAACGCGCGCGTCGCCCGCTCCATCGCCTCGCGGGTGGGGCTCGACGAGGCGCGTGCGCCGCTCATGCCCGCGGACAAGGTCACCGCGGTGCGCGAGCTGGGCAAGGAGCGCTCGGTGGCGATGGTCGGCGATGGGGTGAACGACGCGCCCGCGCTCGCCGCCGCCGCGGTGGGCGTGGCCATGGGTGGCGCCGGCTCGGACGCGGCGCTGGAGACCGCCGACGTGGTGCTCATGAGCGATGACCTCTCCCGGCTGCCCTTCGCCCTGGGCCTCGCCCGCGCCGCCACGTCGGTGATGCGGCAGAACCTGATGATCGCCCTGGGAGTCAGTGGCGTGCTGATCATCGCCGCCATCCTCGGGCTCACGCGGATCAGCGAGGCGGTGGTGCTCCACGAGGGCAGCACGCTCCTGGTGGTCGCCAACGGCTTGCGCCTGCTCGGCTACAAGTCCTCGGGTCCACGCGACGTGTCCGAGGCGCCCGCCATCGGTCAGCCCACGGCGGGCTAG
- a CDS encoding anti-phage dCTP deaminase, with protein sequence MASEGTPHNLSKDKKDEFNRRAAQSAPELVIGLVGAIGTDLEAVSKVLSTALMAEAAYQARTIRLSSLLHEIEGLGVDLNSKGDKLTYYEKHMEAGTRLRQKMERPDAMAWLALSAIRQARTEMLMADRRNGRRAYILHSLKRREEVESLREIYGSAFFLMSAYAPRDKRVDKLSRSISESRGQWRPMDLRSEAEALVRTDERDLDEPMGQDVQRAFPEADVFIDATNPREMDLSIRRFVRLIFGHRFHTPTRSEWGIFFAKAAAMRSAALGRQVGSAITTPTGELLAVGTNEVPKAGGGLYWEGDEPDGRDFVGGVDTSDRHKHDLISELLRLLQEKQWLSEAYRSMDVQELRTQVLKKDAVGTGPWRDSRVTNLIEFMRPVHAEMASLMEAARRGVSVQGSVMYVTTFPCHECARHIIAAGISRVVYVDPYPKSLAADLYSDSVSLEGSEGGSTGKLIFSPFVGVAPRRYMEFFELKGERKDKDGSVIAWVPTEVVPKHSGNYTVYQSMEVEHLGRFASIVERIGLNFRTAAESGEEDSSE encoded by the coding sequence ATGGCCAGCGAAGGAACGCCGCACAATCTGTCCAAAGACAAAAAAGATGAGTTCAATCGACGCGCCGCGCAATCAGCGCCGGAGCTTGTCATTGGCCTGGTTGGCGCCATCGGGACAGACCTGGAAGCAGTCTCCAAGGTGCTTTCCACGGCCTTGATGGCAGAGGCGGCCTATCAGGCGAGAACCATCCGGCTCTCGTCCTTGCTGCACGAAATCGAAGGACTTGGCGTCGACCTGAACTCAAAGGGGGACAAGCTCACCTATTACGAGAAGCACATGGAGGCAGGAACCCGACTGCGCCAGAAGATGGAGCGCCCGGACGCGATGGCATGGCTGGCCTTGAGTGCCATCCGGCAAGCGAGAACCGAGATGCTCATGGCGGATCGCCGCAATGGGCGGCGCGCGTACATCCTGCATTCGCTCAAGCGACGGGAAGAGGTCGAGTCGCTCCGGGAAATCTACGGGTCGGCGTTCTTCCTCATGTCGGCTTATGCCCCGAGGGACAAGCGAGTCGACAAGCTCTCACGGAGCATCTCCGAGAGTCGCGGTCAATGGCGTCCAATGGATCTACGCAGCGAGGCCGAAGCCCTCGTGCGTACCGATGAACGCGACCTGGACGAGCCCATGGGTCAGGACGTTCAACGAGCCTTTCCGGAGGCGGATGTTTTCATCGACGCGACGAATCCGAGGGAAATGGACCTCAGTATCCGGCGCTTCGTCCGGCTCATCTTTGGTCACCGCTTCCACACGCCAACTCGGAGTGAATGGGGCATTTTCTTCGCGAAGGCCGCGGCCATGCGCTCCGCCGCTTTGGGACGGCAGGTGGGTTCAGCCATCACGACCCCAACAGGGGAACTCCTCGCCGTGGGCACCAATGAAGTCCCCAAGGCCGGCGGAGGTTTGTACTGGGAGGGCGACGAGCCAGATGGACGAGACTTCGTGGGAGGTGTGGATACGAGTGACCGGCACAAGCACGATCTCATCTCCGAACTCCTCCGGCTCTTGCAGGAAAAGCAGTGGCTATCCGAGGCCTACCGCTCGATGGATGTCCAGGAGCTGCGCACGCAGGTCTTGAAGAAGGACGCGGTGGGAACAGGACCCTGGCGGGACTCGCGAGTGACGAATCTCATCGAGTTCATGCGTCCCGTTCACGCGGAGATGGCCTCGCTCATGGAGGCCGCGCGGCGCGGTGTATCCGTCCAAGGCAGCGTGATGTACGTCACGACCTTCCCCTGCCATGAGTGTGCACGGCACATCATCGCCGCGGGCATCTCCCGGGTCGTCTATGTCGATCCCTACCCCAAGAGCCTCGCGGCGGACCTCTACTCGGATTCCGTTTCCCTGGAGGGCTCGGAGGGAGGCTCCACCGGGAAGCTCATCTTCTCGCCGTTCGTGGGTGTTGCGCCGAGGCGGTACATGGAGTTCTTCGAACTCAAGGGAGAGCGGAAGGACAAAGACGGCAGTGTGATCGCCTGGGTGCCCACGGAGGTGGTTCCGAAGCATTCAGGAAACTACACTGTGTACCAGAGCATGGAGGTCGAACATCTTGGTCGATTCGCCTCCATCGTGGAACGAATCGGACTTAACTTCAGGACGGCAGCAGAATCAGGTGAGGAGGACTCCAGTGAGTAA
- a CDS encoding VWA domain-containing protein: MAGHEVIMKPFSDVHRLGNKVVATLLHDPTVEGLDVALYMDGSASMEDEYGPRGILARLAPVKNLVEPQMRWMLEYLANKDRDGKVRVAYWATGDGSQLEEVGELTGPQAKDFRFPGPRAYGKATVMLPVLRDFVAHMKQQVQVGARRGLAVIVTDSQISDAPNVMAYATQVAKEIASGRLPRMNFVFVGVGEQVDEEQMEEISHETYPGVGHLWCHRIADRMEEMAELVAVLVDETMTVAAGGTVYDEQGNTLKAYEGRLPAVLEFDVPATCKAFTLEVAGQRFTQPIPEEHEEDEDHHEEERAPEPEPVSSPAPRKKHRGHGH; encoded by the coding sequence ATGGCCGGCCACGAAGTCATCATGAAGCCGTTCTCGGACGTGCACCGCCTGGGCAACAAGGTGGTGGCCACGCTGCTGCATGATCCGACGGTGGAGGGGCTCGACGTGGCCCTCTACATGGACGGCTCGGCGAGCATGGAGGACGAGTACGGACCGCGCGGCATCCTCGCCAGGCTCGCGCCGGTGAAGAACCTGGTCGAGCCGCAGATGCGCTGGATGCTCGAGTACCTGGCCAACAAGGACCGGGACGGCAAGGTGCGCGTGGCCTACTGGGCCACGGGGGACGGCAGCCAGCTCGAGGAGGTGGGCGAGCTGACCGGCCCCCAGGCCAAGGACTTCCGCTTTCCCGGCCCGCGTGCCTACGGCAAGGCCACGGTGATGCTGCCCGTGCTGCGTGACTTCGTGGCCCACATGAAGCAGCAGGTCCAGGTGGGCGCCCGGCGGGGCCTGGCCGTCATCGTCACCGACTCGCAGATCTCCGACGCGCCCAATGTCATGGCCTACGCCACGCAGGTGGCCAAGGAGATCGCCTCCGGCCGCCTGCCGCGGATGAACTTCGTGTTCGTCGGCGTGGGTGAGCAGGTGGACGAGGAGCAGATGGAGGAGATCTCCCACGAGACCTACCCGGGAGTGGGCCACCTGTGGTGCCACCGCATCGCCGACCGCATGGAGGAGATGGCGGAGCTCGTCGCGGTGCTCGTGGACGAGACCATGACGGTCGCCGCCGGCGGCACCGTGTATGACGAGCAGGGCAACACCCTGAAGGCCTACGAGGGCCGACTGCCCGCGGTGCTCGAGTTCGACGTGCCCGCCACGTGCAAGGCCTTCACCCTGGAGGTCGCGGGCCAGCGCTTCACCCAGCCCATCCCCGAGGAGCACGAGGAGGATGAGGACCACCACGAGGAGGAGCGCGCCCCCGAGCCCGAGCCGGTGAGCTCCCCCGCCCCCCGCAAGAAGCACCGCGGCCACGGCCATTAG
- a CDS encoding vWA domain-containing protein, which translates to MGHEKPVEPFSDLHVEDGKVRAVLLHDPTVEGLDMAIYMDASGSMKEEYTYTRPKRSFLEWLQDAPLKEESNQVEPQVRWMLEYLATKDRNGLLRVAYWACGASGRDVDVLGEYKGTDVKQHKFPGPQRLGNHTYLEPALRDYVSYLKEQVSQGARRGCAVIVTDGRLNDADEVKKFSAKVAKDIASGKLPRLNFVLVGVGDNIDEEQLEDIAHQEFPGVGHLWCHRIAQEITQVAELVAVLVDENMTVAAGGTLYDDKGRVVKTYEGRLPAVLEFDVPEGTQSFTLEVNGQRFTQPLPDEDDHHDEDEDEDHH; encoded by the coding sequence ATGGGACACGAAAAACCAGTCGAACCGTTCTCCGATCTCCACGTCGAGGACGGAAAGGTCCGCGCGGTGTTGCTGCACGATCCCACGGTGGAGGGCCTGGACATGGCCATCTACATGGACGCCTCGGGCAGCATGAAGGAGGAGTACACGTATACGCGTCCCAAGCGCTCCTTCCTGGAGTGGTTGCAGGACGCGCCGCTCAAGGAGGAGTCCAACCAGGTCGAGCCCCAGGTGCGCTGGATGCTCGAGTACCTGGCCACCAAGGATCGCAACGGACTGCTGCGCGTGGCCTACTGGGCCTGCGGCGCCTCGGGCCGGGATGTCGACGTGCTCGGCGAGTACAAGGGCACGGACGTCAAGCAGCACAAGTTCCCCGGTCCCCAGCGGCTCGGCAACCACACGTACCTCGAGCCCGCGCTGCGCGACTACGTGAGCTACCTCAAGGAACAGGTGTCCCAGGGCGCCCGTCGTGGCTGCGCCGTCATCGTGACCGATGGCCGTCTGAATGACGCGGACGAGGTGAAGAAGTTCTCGGCGAAGGTCGCCAAGGACATCGCCTCCGGCAAGCTACCCCGGCTCAACTTCGTGCTCGTCGGCGTGGGGGACAACATCGACGAGGAGCAGCTCGAGGACATCGCCCACCAGGAGTTCCCCGGCGTGGGTCACCTGTGGTGCCACCGCATCGCCCAGGAAATCACCCAGGTGGCCGAGCTCGTCGCGGTGCTCGTGGACGAGAACATGACCGTCGCCGCGGGCGGCACCCTCTATGACGACAAGGGCCGGGTGGTGAAGACGTACGAGGGCCGCCTGCCCGCGGTGCTCGAGTTCGACGTCCCCGAGGGCACCCAGAGCTTCACCCTCGAGGTCAACGGCCAGCGCTTCACCCAGCCGCTGCCCGACGAGGACGACCACCACGACGAAGACGAAGACGAGGATCACCACTGA
- a CDS encoding RtcB family protein, translating to MSWTQQLEKVAPGHFVLPKTKTMRVEAHLFLSDKLLWGEGPESPGLEEAVFNQVVNAASFPGVTRVAVTPDCHVGYGVPIGTVVETEGVLLPTAAGYDIGCGMVQLQTTLTAEDVADPAKRRQWIDEVTRRIAVGVGASRVQKQRRIDARTFAEVVRHGAQALGRHASATERDFLPVEDDRVDIPTRAYEKREQLGSLGGGNHFTEMQVDESGRVWVMLHTGSRGFGWNIAKHFFVEGAAALGLGKHSEDFIWLDASSRLGKEYWNLHNMAANFAVANRLLIGEAVCGALEDVFGGTASIYYEISHNLIQKESGRFVARKGATRAFPGGHPALTGTPWAKSGHPILIPGSMETGSAILFAEKGAEQSIYSVNHGAGRRLSRGEARRVLDQDETDLRMMEADILLNTRTTPLDESGPCYKNLDDVLNTVEMAGLATVARRLKPVACIKGAD from the coding sequence ATGAGTTGGACGCAACAGTTGGAGAAGGTCGCGCCGGGGCACTTCGTGCTGCCAAAGACGAAGACGATGCGGGTGGAGGCCCACCTCTTCCTCTCGGACAAGCTCTTGTGGGGCGAGGGCCCCGAGTCTCCCGGGCTCGAGGAGGCCGTCTTCAACCAGGTGGTCAACGCCGCCTCCTTCCCGGGTGTCACGCGCGTGGCGGTGACGCCGGACTGCCACGTGGGCTACGGCGTGCCCATCGGCACGGTGGTGGAGACCGAGGGCGTGCTGCTGCCCACCGCGGCCGGCTACGACATCGGCTGCGGCATGGTGCAATTGCAGACCACCCTCACCGCCGAGGACGTGGCCGACCCCGCCAAACGCCGCCAGTGGATCGACGAGGTCACCCGGCGCATCGCGGTGGGCGTGGGCGCGTCACGGGTACAGAAGCAGCGCCGCATCGACGCGCGCACCTTCGCCGAGGTCGTGCGGCACGGGGCCCAGGCGCTCGGCCGTCACGCGTCCGCCACCGAGCGCGACTTCCTCCCGGTGGAGGACGATCGGGTGGACATCCCCACGCGGGCCTACGAGAAGCGCGAGCAGCTCGGCAGCCTCGGGGGTGGCAACCACTTCACCGAGATGCAGGTGGATGAGTCCGGGCGCGTGTGGGTGATGCTGCACACGGGCAGCCGCGGCTTCGGCTGGAACATCGCCAAGCACTTCTTCGTGGAGGGCGCGGCGGCGCTGGGGCTCGGCAAGCACAGCGAGGACTTCATCTGGCTCGACGCCAGCAGCCGCCTGGGCAAGGAATACTGGAACCTGCACAACATGGCGGCCAACTTCGCGGTGGCCAACCGGCTGCTCATCGGCGAGGCGGTGTGCGGCGCGCTCGAGGACGTGTTCGGCGGCACGGCGAGCATCTACTACGAGATCTCCCACAACCTCATCCAGAAGGAGTCGGGCCGGTTCGTGGCGCGCAAGGGCGCCACGCGCGCCTTCCCCGGCGGCCACCCCGCCCTCACCGGCACGCCCTGGGCCAAGAGCGGCCATCCCATCCTCATCCCCGGCTCCATGGAGACCGGCAGCGCCATCCTCTTCGCCGAGAAGGGGGCCGAGCAGTCCATCTACTCGGTGAACCACGGCGCGGGGCGGCGGCTGTCGCGCGGCGAGGCGCGACGGGTGTTGGATCAGGACGAGACGGACCTGCGCATGATGGAGGCCGACATCCTCCTCAACACGCGCACCACGCCGCTGGACGAGTCGGGCCCCTGCTACAAGAACCTCGACGACGTGTTGAACACGGTGGAGATGGCGGGCCTGGCCACGGTGGCCCGGCGACTCAAGCCGGTGGCCTGCATCAAGGGCGCGGACTGA
- a CDS encoding response regulator, which yields MSASTSSILLVEDDPDIRDTVSELLELEGYQMVTSPNGQEALEQLQHMKRPCLILLDVMMPVMDGYAFMRGMRADGQLADIPVVVTSASHKPPEGACAYVPKPIDVDRLLAVVKTYCRSGTCE from the coding sequence ATGAGTGCATCGACTTCCAGCATCCTGCTGGTCGAGGATGATCCGGACATTCGCGACACGGTGTCCGAGCTGCTGGAGCTGGAAGGCTACCAGATGGTCACTTCCCCCAACGGGCAGGAGGCCCTGGAGCAGTTGCAGCACATGAAGCGCCCCTGTCTCATCCTGCTGGACGTGATGATGCCCGTCATGGATGGCTATGCGTTCATGAGGGGGATGCGGGCGGACGGACAGCTCGCGGACATTCCGGTGGTGGTGACGTCGGCGAGCCACAAGCCGCCCGAGGGGGCATGTGCCTACGTGCCCAAGCCCATCGACGTGGACCGGCTGCTCGCGGTGGTGAAGACGTACTGCCGCTCCGGCACGTGCGAGTGA
- a CDS encoding TadE/TadG family type IV pilus assembly protein, giving the protein MASSPFPRRRHESGQAAVEAALCLPLVVFLILGTLQLFMLLQARILAEVAVYRAVRAGSLNHANCKAMTHAAVVTMLPTVSATTSGAQLAEAFRDRRNNRLYARGSSGKLFTEGPVVEIVRESPDVGWVRGLSGGEDLLFDAPTDSAAELRRRTLEIRMVAWYYMRIPFADWVLNRMFLAHFKLKRYTAANPLMPAQRNAGGWDDGGVTLPSGGWPGGDLGDRMVEWSAQGHYLFPIQVHAAMRMMTPVKATHFQGGAACRLHSF; this is encoded by the coding sequence ATGGCTTCTTCCCCCTTTCCACGACGGCGTCACGAATCCGGTCAGGCCGCGGTGGAGGCGGCCTTGTGCCTGCCTTTGGTGGTGTTCCTCATCCTGGGCACGCTGCAACTGTTCATGCTGTTGCAGGCGCGCATCCTGGCCGAGGTGGCGGTGTACCGGGCGGTGCGCGCGGGCAGCCTCAATCACGCCAACTGCAAGGCAATGACGCATGCGGCCGTGGTGACGATGCTGCCCACGGTGTCGGCCACCACGTCGGGCGCGCAATTGGCGGAGGCCTTTCGGGATCGTCGGAATAACCGTTTGTACGCGCGCGGCTCGTCCGGGAAGTTGTTCACCGAGGGCCCCGTGGTGGAGATCGTCCGCGAGTCGCCCGACGTGGGCTGGGTGCGCGGGCTGTCCGGGGGCGAGGATCTGCTGTTCGACGCGCCCACGGACTCGGCGGCGGAGCTGCGGCGGCGCACGCTCGAGATCCGCATGGTGGCCTGGTACTACATGCGCATTCCGTTCGCGGACTGGGTGCTGAACCGCATGTTCCTCGCCCACTTCAAACTCAAGCGTTACACGGCCGCCAATCCGCTCATGCCCGCGCAGAGGAACGCGGGGGGCTGGGACGACGGTGGCGTGACGTTGCCGTCGGGTGGCTGGCCCGGCGGTGACCTGGGCGATCGGATGGTGGAATGGAGCGCACAGGGCCACTACCTGTTCCCCATCCAGGTACACGCGGCCATGAGGATGATGACTCCGGTGAAGGCCACCCACTTCCAGGGAGGTGCCGCATGCCGTCTGCACTCCTTCTGA